A genomic stretch from Vibrio coralliilyticus includes:
- a CDS encoding peptidylprolyl isomerase, translated as MITLHTNFGDIKVELNEEKAPETCANFLQYCRDGFYDNTLFHRVIDGFMIQGGGMESGLREKATRAPIKNEANNGLSNKVGTLAMARTMEPHSASSQFFINVNNNTFLDFRSESLDGWGYCVFAEVVEGMDIVNQIKGVSTGSQGMHQDVPLEDVVITGTTIEE; from the coding sequence ATGATCACCCTTCACACTAATTTTGGTGACATCAAAGTTGAACTAAACGAAGAAAAAGCACCAGAAACCTGCGCGAACTTCCTGCAGTACTGCCGTGATGGTTTCTACGACAACACATTATTCCACCGTGTTATCGACGGTTTCATGATCCAAGGTGGCGGCATGGAATCTGGTCTGCGTGAAAAAGCAACTCGCGCTCCCATCAAAAACGAAGCAAACAACGGCTTAAGCAACAAAGTAGGTACGCTGGCAATGGCGCGTACTATGGAACCTCATTCAGCAAGTTCACAGTTCTTCATCAACGTGAACAACAACACTTTCTTAGATTTCCGTAGCGAAAGCCTAGACGGTTGGGGTTACTGTGTATTCGCTGAAGTGGTTGAAGGCATGGATATCGTTAACCAGATTAAAGGCGTTAGCACTGGCTCTCAAGGCATGCACCAAGACGTACCTCTTGAAGACGTTGTGATCACTGGCACCACAATCGAAGAATAA
- the lpxH gene encoding UDP-2,3-diacylglucosamine diphosphatase yields the protein MTTLFIADLHLSPTTPDITDCFIRFMREEAIHADALYVLGDLFEFWIGDDDSSDFANQIRNEFRHLTSSGTPCYFTQGNRDFLVGKRFAKQTGVTLLGDETVIDLYGRKTVVLHGDTLCTEDVKYLQYREKVHQPWLQWIFNRIPMFIKKKIVAKVQSDIRSDKQTKSLDIMDVTQSEVEAVMAKHQVDLMIHGHTHRPNVHVFTVQNTEKTRVVLGDWYTQGSVLVYAKNSFKLEARPFKASIKQAN from the coding sequence ATGACCACACTATTTATCGCAGACCTCCACCTCTCCCCAACCACACCAGACATTACTGATTGCTTTATCCGTTTTATGCGTGAAGAAGCCATTCATGCAGATGCGCTGTACGTACTCGGTGACTTATTTGAGTTCTGGATTGGCGATGATGATAGCTCTGATTTTGCTAACCAAATTCGTAACGAGTTTAGGCATCTTACCTCTTCAGGTACTCCATGTTATTTCACCCAAGGTAATCGTGATTTTTTAGTCGGAAAGCGCTTCGCTAAACAAACTGGCGTGACCTTGTTAGGCGATGAAACCGTGATTGATTTGTATGGTAGAAAAACCGTCGTGTTGCACGGAGACACGCTATGTACTGAGGATGTCAAATACCTACAGTACCGAGAGAAAGTGCATCAACCATGGCTACAATGGATATTTAACCGTATTCCAATGTTCATCAAAAAGAAGATTGTCGCTAAAGTTCAATCTGACATACGTTCTGACAAGCAGACCAAATCCCTCGACATCATGGACGTCACCCAGTCAGAAGTTGAAGCGGTGATGGCAAAACATCAGGTAGACTTGATGATTCATGGTCACACTCATCGCCCTAATGTTCATGTGTTCACAGTTCAAAATACTGAAAAAACTCGTGTTGTTTTAGGGGATTGGTACACTCAAGGCTCAGTTCTGGTCTATGCTAAAAATAGCTTCAAGTTGGAAGCGAGGCCATTTAAGGCTTCAATAAAACAAGCCAACTAA
- a CDS encoding EAL and HDOD domain-containing protein: MKNSYIARQPILNRDKQTVGYELLFRDGPKNTFPEIDPELATSRLLSDHFLSTHYETLGDKLGFINFPYQSLVNKVPTMFPKDNMVVEVLEDCPPTQELLDAIREMAKMGYKIALDDFIPSKEWKAFLPYVSIIKFDIRLVPIEKARLFIMKLAGSNILFLAEKVETYEEFEQAKKAGFEYFQGYFFSKPEVLSRKALEASFITVIQLMQEIAKDDLDYTKIESLISKDVSLSFKLLSFVNSSSIVQTQIQSFKQALVYLGEEKLRKFISLVSLASTQDNKPDYLYSLSIQRARYCELLGSKMATQPESGQAFLTGIFSLLDSLLDKPLEQIVNEIPIDKSVKLALTQNAGILGKILMLTEAYELADWEEVSHLCESLGLKPQDLSDCYEESLKWTADLLSVSTK; encoded by the coding sequence TTGAAAAACTCTTACATAGCCAGACAACCCATACTAAACAGAGATAAACAAACTGTAGGGTACGAACTTCTATTCAGGGACGGTCCTAAAAACACCTTCCCTGAAATCGATCCTGAGCTCGCAACCAGTCGTTTATTGTCTGACCACTTTCTTAGTACGCATTACGAAACACTCGGGGACAAATTGGGGTTCATTAATTTTCCCTACCAAAGCCTCGTTAACAAAGTCCCAACCATGTTTCCCAAGGACAATATGGTTGTTGAAGTGCTTGAAGACTGCCCCCCCACACAAGAGTTATTGGATGCAATCAGAGAGATGGCAAAAATGGGGTACAAAATCGCACTGGACGATTTTATCCCGAGTAAAGAGTGGAAAGCGTTCTTACCCTATGTTTCTATCATCAAGTTTGATATCAGATTAGTGCCCATAGAGAAAGCCCGCTTATTTATAATGAAGTTAGCAGGCTCTAATATTTTGTTCTTGGCCGAAAAAGTAGAAACCTATGAAGAGTTTGAACAGGCCAAAAAAGCGGGTTTTGAATACTTTCAAGGCTATTTTTTTAGTAAACCCGAAGTGTTGTCACGTAAAGCACTAGAAGCCTCTTTCATTACCGTCATTCAGCTTATGCAAGAGATTGCCAAAGATGATCTGGACTATACAAAGATAGAGTCCCTGATTAGTAAAGACGTTAGCCTTTCCTTTAAACTGCTGTCTTTTGTTAATTCTTCATCCATTGTTCAGACGCAAATTCAATCTTTTAAACAAGCACTGGTTTATTTAGGCGAAGAGAAGCTACGGAAGTTTATTTCATTAGTTTCTCTGGCTTCCACTCAAGACAATAAGCCTGACTACCTTTACAGCTTATCGATACAAAGAGCGCGATACTGTGAACTACTGGGCTCAAAAATGGCCACCCAGCCTGAGTCTGGCCAAGCCTTCCTCACTGGAATCTTTTCCTTACTTGATAGCCTACTCGATAAGCCCTTAGAACAAATTGTGAACGAAATCCCCATCGATAAGTCAGTAAAACTAGCGTTAACACAAAATGCAGGCATACTAGGCAAAATTCTTATGTTAACTGAAGCGTACGAGCTGGCAGATTGGGAAGAGGTATCGCATCTTTGTGAGTCTTTAGGACTCAAGCCACAAGACCTAAGCGATTGCTATGAAGAATCACTAAAGTGGACAGCCGATCTGCTCTCAGTTTCAACCAAATAA
- a CDS encoding YchJ family protein, producing the protein MKYCPCGNNKAYSECCEPIHLDHAKATTPEQLMRSRYSAHVKRLVDYVINTYHPTCQASEQREGIEQSVESDWYKLEVTSCEPGSNKDEGFVSFRAYFNEEGVQHCLEERSRFVRENGLWYYIDGTFPKPEVDSRLTQSVKNLKVGRNDPCICGSGKKFKKCCG; encoded by the coding sequence ATGAAGTACTGCCCTTGTGGTAATAACAAGGCATACAGCGAATGCTGTGAGCCTATTCATCTTGATCACGCGAAAGCAACCACACCAGAACAATTAATGCGTTCCCGTTATAGCGCCCATGTAAAGCGTCTCGTCGATTATGTCATCAATACATACCATCCGACTTGCCAAGCCAGTGAGCAACGTGAGGGCATTGAACAGTCGGTAGAAAGCGATTGGTATAAACTGGAAGTCACGAGTTGTGAACCAGGCTCTAATAAAGACGAAGGCTTTGTGTCATTCAGAGCCTATTTCAACGAGGAAGGTGTACAACACTGCTTGGAAGAACGTTCGCGCTTTGTGAGAGAGAATGGGCTTTGGTACTATATTGATGGGACATTTCCCAAACCTGAGGTCGATTCAAGGCTGACTCAATCAGTCAAAAATCTCAAAGTAGGACGCAATGATCCATGCATTTGTGGCAGTGGTAAAAAGTTTAAAAAATGCTGCGGATAA
- a CDS encoding YeaC family protein yields the protein MDAEQLINAITPEAYERLLYAVETGKWPEGTSLSQEQRDSCMQAVMLYQSKHNSEAQHMTVAQGGEISFKSKAELKKQFKQDQNDIMRVNPNKDS from the coding sequence ATGGACGCAGAGCAGTTAATTAATGCCATTACACCAGAGGCATATGAGCGTCTATTATATGCTGTAGAAACGGGGAAGTGGCCTGAGGGTACATCACTTTCTCAGGAGCAGCGAGATTCATGTATGCAAGCTGTGATGTTGTATCAATCTAAACATAATTCGGAAGCTCAGCATATGACAGTGGCTCAAGGTGGAGAGATCAGTTTTAAATCTAAAGCAGAACTGAAAAAGCAATTCAAGCAAGATCAAAACGATATAATGAGAGTCAACCCGAATAAAGACTCTTAA